The nucleotide window GTCTGGCCTCAGCAGCTGGAGTCAAGGTCAGCGTCGTGCCGATCCTGGAAGACGGGGAAGGGAGGATGAGCAGCAGCCGCATCCGCGCGGCGCTCAGCGCGGGAGAGCTGAACAGAGCTGCCACCCTGCTGGGCCGTGCCTATCACTTTCAAGGAGAGGTGGTGCGCGGGCGAGGGCTGGGGCGTGGTCTGGGATGGCCGACAGCCAATCTGCAGGTGGATGGCCGCAAATTCCTGCCCGGGCTTGGGGTGTACGCGGCCTGGGCTTGGGTGGATGGCAACGGCACGCGGCTGCCAGCGGTGATGAATCTCGGACCTCAACCCACTGTGGATCCCGGGTCCCCCTCAGCCGTTGAGGTGCATCTTCTCGATGTGGAGAAGGAGCTCGTGGGCCGCACGATCAGAGTGGAACCGGTGCGGCGTCTCCGCGGCCAAAAGCGTTTTGCTGGGCTCGAGGAGCTCAGCAATCAGATCAAACGTGATGCCGATGCAGCCAGAGAAACGCTCAGGGCTCAGGCCGGGTAGGCGTTGGCCAAACCCCAGACAATGAAGACGCCGATTCCTCCAAGCAAAATGATTCCCCACACCAGCACGTGCATTGTGCTGTCAGATCCGCCGTTCTCCATCGCCGCGTTAGGCATGAGATCCTGCCTAGAGTGCCATGGAATCGATGCCTGTCGCCCCCAGCACTGATCCCCGTGTGGCGAGGCTGATCGATGCCAACCTCGATCGAGCCCGTGAGGGACTGCGCGTGATCGAAGACTGGTGTCGGTTCGGTCTCGATCGTCATGACCTTGTTGTGCCGCTCAAGGACTGGCGGCAACAGCTCGGCCAGCTGCATGACGACGCTTACCGACAGGCCCGGTCCACCGCCACTGACACCGCGGCAGGGTTGGGCCATCCGGCCCAAAACAGCCGCACCAACAGCGTCGCCATCGTGAAGGCCAATGCCAGCCGCGTGCAAGAAGCACTTCGGGTGATTGAGGAATTCACCCGCACGGCTGATGCCGTTCTTGCCCAAACGGCAGCCGAAGTGCGCTATTCGCTTTACGACCATGAGGTGCGAATTCTTGAAGCCTGCGGACACAACCGCCGCAAGCAACAGCTGGAGGAGGCCAAGCTTTGCCTAATCACAGATCCAAGTACCGACGACGACAGCGGACGGCTTGTCCGCCACGTCAACGCGGCCCTGGATTCAGGCGTCACTCTGGTTCAGTACCGACGCAAGCATGGATCCGATGGGCTGCGGCTGCAAGAAGCAAAGCAGCTGGCGGAGCTCTGCCAATCGCATCACGCTCTGTTCATCGTGAATGACCGAATCGATCTCGCCCTGCTCGTGAATGCCGACGGTGTTCATCTCGGTCAGGAGGATCTGCCCCACAACGAGGCCCGTCGTCTCCTCGGCAGCGAGAAGCTGATCGGACGCAGCACCCACGCGCTGGGGCAGCTTCAAGAGGCGCAACAGGCAGGGGCGGATTATGCAGGCGTGGGGCCGGTGTTCGCCACAGCCACCAAAGCCGATCGGCAACCCGCCGGACTGAACTGGGTGAAGGAAGCCTGCGCAGCAGCTCACATTCCCTGGTTCGCCATCGGTGGCATCACAGCCACAACCTTGCCCCAGGTGCGTGAGGCCGGCGCCAGCCGGGTGGCCGTGGTGAGCGCGATCATGGCGTCCGACGATCCAGCACTCGCCAGCCGGCAGCTGCTGGACTTGCTTCTTTAGACCGTCGATTCAACATGCAACTCACCGTCAATGGAGAAGCACGTCAAATCGACGGAGGCCTCACCCATCTGGATCAAGTAATTGACGCCCTTGGCCATCACCCCAGGCTGGTTGTCGTTGAATTCAACGGTTTGATCCTCACCCCCGAACGCTGGGGGAACCAGCCGGTTCAAGAAGGTGACAGCCTTGAGATCGTCACCATTGTTGGTGGTGGTTCCTAGGATCACCTCAGTTTTTTACGTCGTTTTGGCCCATTCGCCGAATCGCCTCACCAACCGAGCGATCCACCGCTGGCTATCAGGCTTGATGGTGCCAGTGCTGCTGGTGGGTCTTCTCTTAATCCATCCCCTTCCCAGTGATGCGGCCCGTGGTGGCCGGATCGGAGGCGGCAGCTTCAGGGCACCAAGCATGCCCCGGAGCGGCGGCTACGGCGGTGGAGTCAGGAGGGGCTACAACGGCGGCTACAACAGAGGCTTTGGCGGCGGTTTCGGCTTCCCCTTCATCATTCCAATCTTCGGCTTCGGCGGCGGCGGACTGCTTGGATTCCTCGTTTTGATGGCCATCGTCGGGGTGCTGGTGAATGCATTCCGTGGAGCCGGAAACCGTCCCGCTATCGGCGGTGGAGTTGGTGGATATGACAGCCCTCGGGAAATTCCTATGGGTCCTGTGTCGCTGCTTCAACTGCAGATCGGCCTACTTGCAAGTGCCAAGGATCTTCAATCTGATTTACGTGCCCTCGCCTCATCCGCCGACACCAGCTCTCCAGCCGGACTTCAGCGGGTGCTTCAGGACACCACGCTGGCCCTTCTGCGCCAGCCTGATCTTTGGGTTTACGCCAATGCCGAATCGGGCAGCGTTCCCTTCAACGCAGCTGAATCAACCTTCAACCGCCTGTCCATGACAGAGCGCAGCAAGCTGCGTGAAGAGCTCACCACCAATGTGGGCGGGGTTCGATCCAACAGCGAGGACACCGCCAGCCGTGGCGATGCTGATGCGACCAATGAATTCATTGTGGTCACGCTCCTGGTGGCCAGCCGTCGATCAGTGAATCTCAAACAGGCCGACAACGGTGAAGACCTGCGAGAGTCCTTGCGCATCCTCGGTTCCACGGCTTCCAGTGATCTCATCGCTCTCGAAGTGATCTGGCAGCCCGATGGCGCTGGTGATGTTCTCAGCGCTGATGAACTGGTGACGGCGTATCCCAACCTTCAACACCTCTGAAGCAGGTTTAAGAAAATCTTCCACAGAATCGATGTCATCAAACGCGTAAAAAGCGGATGACATCGATAGGTTGAAATGACTACTAACGCACCAGTTCATTGGCCCCTGCATCCCGACCAGATCCACGAGTAATGCAGTGGCAGACGAACGGAGAGCTTGACCGCAACGATCTTTTTGAACTGGTCCGCACGCTCAGGGACGTCGAATCACCGACCCACAGCAATGAGCTCTGGCGACTGGGGACCAAGTACGAACAAGCGTCCTAAATCAATTCCAGATCTTCAACCGTCCCTCTTGCCCGCTTTCGAGGCTCCAAGCACCTTGCGGTTGCTGCACTTGCTGAATGTCGGCCAGATCCCCTTCTTGGGTCAATTCCAGCGTTTTGATGGAAGCCCTTCAGCGTTATGAGCAGGGTCGTCTGCCCCGTTCCCTACGTCTCTGGGTCGAAGCCACGCTGGAACTGGAACCTGAAGACTCCGTCGCAACCCTCCTGCCCCATCCGTCGACGGATTAATTCTTCAGCATTGTCTGCCCAGGATTAAACGCCTCTCCCCTGGAGAATGCGCAAGGCGGCCATTGCAGCTCCGTAGCCGTTGTCGATATTGACAACCGTCAGACCAGGTGCACAGCTCGCCAGCATGCCATCGAGGGCGGCACGCCCACCAGCACTGACGCCATACCCCACGGATACAGGCACACCGATCACTGGCTGGGGCACCAGCCCGGCCAGCACCGTGGGCAAGGCCCCTTCCATCCCAGCGCAGGCAATGATCACATCCAGCTGCTGAAGCGATGGCAGTACAGCCAGAAGACGATGCAGGCCAGCCACACCCACATCGAGTAGCACCTTGGTCGCCACCCCATGCACCTTTAGAGAGAGTTCCGCCTCGGCAGCAACGCGTCGATCGCTTGTGCCACCACTAAGCACGCCCACCCTTACATCCTGGGAAGGGTTCGGGAGAGATCCATCCGTCAGACATCCTGCATCGCGATGCCACTCCACAGTTGGCAAAGCGTCCATAACCGCGACTGCCTTGTCAGGACTCACCCGGGTCACAAGCGCCAACTCACCCGCAGCACGCATGCTGCGCAGGATGGACGCGATCTGCTCGGAACTCTTGTGCTGGCCCCAAACGGCCTCCACCATCCCCAGGCGCTGACGGCGCTGAAGATCGAGACGAGCCTCGTCCACGGTCATGGGGGTAGGAGTTCCCCTTCGTACACCAGTGGGAAGGGATTCCCCTCGACCTGCCCCAAAGCCTGACGGGCGATCAACTCAAACCGCTGCTGTACGGCCTCCACCTCCTCCTGAGGAATCGCTTTCCAAGCCTCTCGACTGCTCCAACGGATCAACAGCGTGCCCTCTTGGCTGGTGGGATCCCAGAGCAAATCCCGACCAAGGAAACCTTTCTGCTGAGTGAGCCAAGGCTCCCAGCTCCCCCGTTCAGCCTCCATCCAGGCGTCGCGCGCCTGATCAGGCACCTGAATACGCAGATGCTCCACCACGGCAACGTCATAACCACCTTCGGGGTCTGCGAAGGCGATCAGGCGAAGATCATCGTGTCCAGCCAACGCGATCACCAGAGCCAAACAAAGCCCTGAAAGGTTAAACAGAACTCGTCGCAGCCCGATCCAAGGGAACGTGATCATTGGCCCAGCAGGGCGACGGCATAACAGGCGATGCCCTCTTCGCGACCTTCCGGACCGAGGCGTTCATTGGTGGTGGCCTTCACACCGACCTGGTCAGGCGCAATCCCCATCGCCATGGCGATGGCTGTACGCATGGCCTCGATGTGCGGTTTGAGTTTGGGGCGCTCAGCGATCACCACCGAATCCACATTCACCACCTGCCAGCCGCGCTGCTGGATAAGCGCCACAACTTGGCGCAGCAGCTCCAGGCTGTCAGCCCCCTTCCACTGGGGATCCGTAGGCGGGAAATACAAGCCGATATCCCCCAGGGACAACGCCCCGAGGAGGGCATCCATGATTGCGTGCACCAAAACATCAGCATCGCTATGGCCATCGAGCCCAACACCGTCAGGGTGCTCAAGGCGCTGGCCGCCAAGAATCAGCGGCCGGCCGTCCACCAGCCGATGAATGTCGTAGCCGTTGCCGATGCGAAGCGTCATTCAGGCCCTGTTCTCTGACTCATTGTCAGCGCCGACGCGCTCCTGCCAGCGTTGCATCAGATCCGGTCGGCGATCTGCCGTTCGCAGCTCCCGCTGCTGCTGACGCCAGCGGGCAATGGCACCGTGGTCTCCGCTGCGCAACACCTCGGGCACCCCCATCCCTCGAAACTCGGCTGGACGGGTGTAGTGCGGGTGCTCAAGCAGGCCATCGCTGTGGCTCTCCTCCACGAGTGATTCTGAGCTGCCGACCGTACCCGGAAGCAAGCGCACCACACCATTGATGATCGTCATGGCAGGCAACTCACCGCCGGTGAGCACAAAGTCGCCGAGCGACACCTCCTCATCAGCGAGGGAACGAATGCGCTCGTCAAACCCCTCGTAATGGCCACAGAGCAGCACAAGCTGATCGTTGTCACTGGCCCAACGCTGCAGATCGGCTTGCTGCAACGGATGGCCTTGAGGCGTCATCAGCAGCACTCGGCGACGCCCACAAACAGGAATCGCGTCGAAAGCCGCAAACACCGGTTCAGGCTTGAGCACCATCCCCGCACCACCGCCATAGGGCTCATCGTCGACCTTGCGGTAGCGATCGGTGGCGTGATCGCGCGGATTATGGAGAACCAACTCGACGCGACCAGCGCAAAAAGCACGCCCGATTACCCCCAGCTCGCGCATGGGCGCGAAGGCCTGCGGAGCCAGAGTCACAACATCCAGCCGGTACGGAGCCATTGCGGATCAGGGCTGTGGCGCTGACACGCGCCGAATCTCGGAGCAGAAACGGGCTTGAACGGGGGTCCCCTCCGGCGCCGTGGCTGTGGTGCTGCGCAGCCGCAGGTTGGGCTTGATGAACCAGATGCGCTCAAGCACCCGGGTGTCGCCTTCCATCACCTCCAGCTCGACACTGGCGTCGGGGCGGAACTGCCAGTACCCCTGGCGTTGTGAGGCCTGCGAGCGCAGCATCAACTCACCATTCGCCGCAAACAGAAGCTCACTGGACGCGCCATCCGCCGCCTCCACCGTGAGCGTCCAGGCTGAATCCTGGCGCGCCGCCTTCACCGTGACCTCACCACGGTCGCTGGTATGCCATTGGTCCTCGGCACCCTCAAGATCAAACCGACTGC belongs to Synechococcus sp. WH 7805 and includes:
- a CDS encoding bifunctional riboflavin kinase/FAD synthetase, with the protein product MIPLCSPQQARTPTALALGSFDGLHAGHRRVIKAITTDPEGGHPTVVSFWPHPREVLHGEPRLRLDLPDEKLHLLDPLGIDQLVLVPFTKQLSQLSAADFVDQVLLTTLQARHIAVGANFRFGRGREGDTTTLARLASAAGVKVSVVPILEDGEGRMSSSRIRAALSAGELNRAATLLGRAYHFQGEVVRGRGLGRGLGWPTANLQVDGRKFLPGLGVYAAWAWVDGNGTRLPAVMNLGPQPTVDPGSPSAVEVHLLDVEKELVGRTIRVEPVRRLRGQKRFAGLEELSNQIKRDADAARETLRAQAG
- a CDS encoding thiamine phosphate synthase; translation: MESMPVAPSTDPRVARLIDANLDRAREGLRVIEDWCRFGLDRHDLVVPLKDWRQQLGQLHDDAYRQARSTATDTAAGLGHPAQNSRTNSVAIVKANASRVQEALRVIEEFTRTADAVLAQTAAEVRYSLYDHEVRILEACGHNRRKQQLEEAKLCLITDPSTDDDSGRLVRHVNAALDSGVTLVQYRRKHGSDGLRLQEAKQLAELCQSHHALFIVNDRIDLALLVNADGVHLGQEDLPHNEARRLLGSEKLIGRSTHALGQLQEAQQAGADYAGVGPVFATATKADRQPAGLNWVKEACAAAHIPWFAIGGITATTLPQVREAGASRVAVVSAIMASDDPALASRQLLDLLL
- the thiS gene encoding sulfur carrier protein ThiS, whose translation is MQLTVNGEARQIDGGLTHLDQVIDALGHHPRLVVVEFNGLILTPERWGNQPVQEGDSLEIVTIVGGGS
- a CDS encoding DUF1517 domain-containing protein, which produces MAHSPNRLTNRAIHRWLSGLMVPVLLVGLLLIHPLPSDAARGGRIGGGSFRAPSMPRSGGYGGGVRRGYNGGYNRGFGGGFGFPFIIPIFGFGGGGLLGFLVLMAIVGVLVNAFRGAGNRPAIGGGVGGYDSPREIPMGPVSLLQLQIGLLASAKDLQSDLRALASSADTSSPAGLQRVLQDTTLALLRQPDLWVYANAESGSVPFNAAESTFNRLSMTERSKLREELTTNVGGVRSNSEDTASRGDADATNEFIVVTLLVASRRSVNLKQADNGEDLRESLRILGSTASSDLIALEVIWQPDGAGDVLSADELVTAYPNLQHL
- the larB gene encoding nickel pincer cofactor biosynthesis protein LarB codes for the protein MTVDEARLDLQRRQRLGMVEAVWGQHKSSEQIASILRSMRAAGELALVTRVSPDKAVAVMDALPTVEWHRDAGCLTDGSLPNPSQDVRVGVLSGGTSDRRVAAEAELSLKVHGVATKVLLDVGVAGLHRLLAVLPSLQQLDVIIACAGMEGALPTVLAGLVPQPVIGVPVSVGYGVSAGGRAALDGMLASCAPGLTVVNIDNGYGAAMAALRILQGRGV
- a CDS encoding TIGR03792 family protein gives rise to the protein MITFPWIGLRRVLFNLSGLCLALVIALAGHDDLRLIAFADPEGGYDVAVVEHLRIQVPDQARDAWMEAERGSWEPWLTQQKGFLGRDLLWDPTSQEGTLLIRWSSREAWKAIPQEEVEAVQQRFELIARQALGQVEGNPFPLVYEGELLPP
- the ispF gene encoding 2-C-methyl-D-erythritol 2,4-cyclodiphosphate synthase; translation: MTLRIGNGYDIHRLVDGRPLILGGQRLEHPDGVGLDGHSDADVLVHAIMDALLGALSLGDIGLYFPPTDPQWKGADSLELLRQVVALIQQRGWQVVNVDSVVIAERPKLKPHIEAMRTAIAMAMGIAPDQVGVKATTNERLGPEGREEGIACYAVALLGQ
- the trmD gene encoding tRNA (guanosine(37)-N1)-methyltransferase TrmD; this encodes MAPYRLDVVTLAPQAFAPMRELGVIGRAFCAGRVELVLHNPRDHATDRYRKVDDEPYGGGAGMVLKPEPVFAAFDAIPVCGRRRVLLMTPQGHPLQQADLQRWASDNDQLVLLCGHYEGFDERIRSLADEEVSLGDFVLTGGELPAMTIINGVVRLLPGTVGSSESLVEESHSDGLLEHPHYTRPAEFRGMGVPEVLRSGDHGAIARWRQQQRELRTADRRPDLMQRWQERVGADNESENRA
- a CDS encoding phycobiliprotein lyase, which translates into the protein MDETAFPPDDLEAFLQLCAGRWMSLRSRFDLEGAEDQWHTSDRGEVTVKAARQDSAWTLTVEAADGASSELLFAANGELMLRSQASQRQGYWQFRPDASVELEVMEGDTRVLERIWFIKPNLRLRSTTATAPEGTPVQARFCSEIRRVSAPQP